TGGAAATGTTTAGGAACTATACAATAACAACAACTGTTGAACAGTGAAAACCCGTTACAGGGCAGTCATTGAACTCTTGGCCTGACAAATGCCGCTACGAAACATGCAGCAGTAGATCCAACAACCGAAACAAGAACCACAAAACACTTTCCTGTCACAAGAGCACTGGTTGTAAAAAAAGGGCTAGATGTCAAGAAAGTAAAATTATTTACAGAATCAGGTGGCTTTGTTAGTAGTAGCTGGGAATTATATTCTTTAATCTTCATTGTCATAATCCTCATCCTCATCTATCTGCATGGTTAATTGTACAAGTCTTGATGGTTCTATGCTGATGTTGTCCACGCCACCAGGGAGAGGCCAAGCTGAACATTGTTCTTGCTTTGTCTCCACAGCTGAAGTTGCAGATCCATTCATGACTGGAGTTGAGGAAGGAAGAGCACTCTGATGACTGTTTTCCTTCGTTCCTTCAGGCTGCCCCAAAGGGATTTCGTCATGATCACCAAACATGCTACTGTCATCCTCAAATTTCACATGTCCTACATCTCTTGCCCTTGTAGGTGGCCGTCCTCTACCTCTTCCTCTACCCCTTCCGCGTCCTCTAGGGCTAACACTAGTATTCGTCATAGCCTGTTGTAAAGTATACTCAGCTATCAGAGAAAGGAACAGAACTATGACTTTGCAGAAACATCAAGCAAATACTATTATACTACCATCTTGGAGGACCTCAACTGGCAATTCTCATTGCTCTCAACTTCATCACCATGTGGTAGTGTCTTCCTGAGCATTTTCTGTATTAATCAGTGCTTTATCATCGATAAGAATAGTACAAAAGGTAGAAAATGGACATGATCGACAAATTACCTTCTACGGCAAATTCCTTTTTCATCTTCACAAGGTTCCATGCCACCAAGGTTTGGTACCTTGTTGACAACACCAGTTAAGAAATCATAAGCACTATAAGTCCTCACACATTGTTTTCTGGAGAGCTCAGGAGAAGACAATGATAAACTATTACTAGTGACTTTCACTGGTCCAATCAGGCACAAACTTGTTTAATTTTCTTAACAtaatatatgaaataaattttcAAACATAAGATGtaagataaattttttgaacaTAATATATAAGATAATTTTTCCAACATAAGATATATCATTTCAAATGTAATAAGTGAAATATGTTATAAAAATTTGCAAAAAGAATAGGACTAGTTCAGGAATATGTTAACAGCAAATTTAAGTTACAACCCACATAAAAAGGCAACATAGCAAATGAATGAATGCAGAAATAAATCCTAGTCAAGGTCAGCTCATATTTGGGCATATCTCTCTTTTTGTTGTGCAATTGACCACACCTGAATGATGTATAAAAATCTAAGGTTGACCATATAAATCTTCTCCATCTATTTATCACTGCTGCTTCTAAACATAACTGTCTTTGGACTTCCATTTTATAACACATATTGAATCGATTTCCAACCTTACTTCTCACATAATGTTCTCAGCTAACAAAAGATAGTCAAAATTTCGTCAGCTAACTGGAATAGTTATGTATTGAATTTCACATGCAACAACTTCATAAGATCACTCGAGACTGGTTGAAGGACTACTCTTTAACTTCTGAAAATATCAAAGTTTCCAGGTTCGCCAAAGAGTTAGATCAAACTTTATGGTGTCAAATCCTCAAAATTCAGATCCTATCCCCCCAAAAAGCTTCCAACTGAGAGCCTGATTAAACACATCTCTGATGCAAGGTGGAAACAGCAAGTATGCTAAAAGCTAAGTAGAGACGAATCTCATTTGGTCTAAAAGCAGAAACTATGACAACTACTAGATGAGTTCATGTTAATTCCAGAAACACAATGTACCAATAAATGTAAGCTTCCAACCTCCATGCACTGCCATTACAGTTGTCGGTCTCACACAAACACTATGAAATCACTACCAGGCAATCAAACCTACCACTTACTGTAAAGCACCTGATGGCTACCCATTAACTGCGATCCACTTCTACAAGCATGCTTATTTGTTCTATTCTTGAACAGACTCTTTTTGCTAACCTAGTCAATCAATACACTCCCACTGCACTTGTACTGTTTACAATGTCATTATTCCTAGCAGATGTAATATCAGAGAATTGGCAACTGTCATTTTGGTTTCAACAACAGAAGCTGATTAATCTTGATTTAGAAATCGCGAGCCTTGGCACCATGTTAAAGTTAGTTCATTGCAACTAAGTGatcaagattcaagtcatgaaaatTGCTTTCCATATGCAGATAAAGCTCCATATGTTGACCATTCTTAAATCCCATATTGGCAGGAGCCTTGAGTATTAAGCTACCCTTTTAGCCAAACCGAGTTCAGATCATTAGTTACCATTTACTAGCCTCCAACAAATCCTTTGACTAAAAAGTTTATAAGGTACATGCAAATGGTAGCACAGAGAAGAGCAAAACCTGAGAATGGAAGCAACAATAACTCAGGAATTTACTTTGCTGAAGTAAAGAAAAACTGATTCACTAAACAGTAGTGAAAGATTTCTGCAGACCTAAACTTTTACAAACCTCAAAACTTCATCATCATTGTCCAAGATCTATCACATCAAAAATCGGCTCTACTATGAACAACATAAAAGAAGGCAAGACAGAAGACTGAAAATGTCATGATCACCTGCCATTGCCATAACTCCTTTAAAGTTGTGCAAATTTCTCAATAATGAAATTAGAAGCAGAAGAACCTCACAGTGGTTATTCTACAAACCACAACTTAAGCTTATTCAAGCAAGAGGGTTGCTGCTGATTACTGTGCCAAATTCAGGAATTCTGTAATGCAAATTCTAGACTAATAGGGTTTCTGTCGACATAATTAAGTTGTGGCAGAACTTCAGTTGGCAGAAAGCACGTGGCAGCATACAGGAAAATGTGTATAACAAATCTTGATCCTtgcacaataaaatgttaaacaaGATAAAGCACACACACTGAAATGTGATTCAGGCATATTCATATATCTAACATTAGTGATCAGACGAGAATGCAACCAAACAGTACAAAATGAAGTAAATTTAAGTACTAAAATTAAAATCCTCTCGATGCCCTTGTCAAATATATCATTTAATCAAAACAATGATCATATTTCAAACAACTCAATACTTGAACCTTAGATATACAGCAATAATCACAATTCTGCTGAATTTACACTGCTGCAAGTtcactaaaagaaaaaaaaaggtaattATGAATTTTCTTACAAGTGTAAAGAATTCAATGTCTTGGCTCCTCTTTGGAGAGTAATTTCGTATGTCCTGTCACAAAGATCTTGCAAAAACAATTCCAAAGCTTTTGCTGCCAGCCAGTCAACAAAGAATAGATCAGCTACTAATAAATGGCTACTATTATCACAAACAAAAGAGAAAAACTAAAATCTTTTGAAAATAAGAAACCAAAGTATTGGATAAGTTCTATCTATGCTTTCATGATAGGCATTTTGGCTCTGAAAAGTAAATTATTATTTCACCAACTTGCACACAA
This genomic stretch from Musa acuminata AAA Group cultivar baxijiao chromosome BXJ3-9, Cavendish_Baxijiao_AAA, whole genome shotgun sequence harbors:
- the LOC103998539 gene encoding uncharacterized protein LOC103998539, which translates into the protein MRKKLGTRFPASRIKKIMQADEDVGKIALAVPILVSKALELFLQDLCDRTYEITLQRGAKTLNSLHLKQCVRTYSAYDFLTGVVNKVPNLGGMEPCEDEKGICRRRKTLPHGDEVESNENCQLRSSKMAMTNTSVSPRGRGRGRGRGRGRPPTRARDVGHVKFEDDSSMFGDHDEIPLGQPEGTKENSHQSALPSSTPVMNGSATSAVETKQEQCSAWPLPGGVDNISIEPSRLVQLTMQIDEDEDYDNED